A single Deltaproteobacteria bacterium DNA region contains:
- the upp gene encoding uracil phosphoribosyltransferase — MAIHIVDHPLIKHKLGFMRKEDVTVKDFRDLSSELASLLTYEATKDLETEKKVIQGWAGTVEVERIKGKKITVVPILRAGLGMMAGVLNLIPSAKVSVVGLYRNEETLEPVKYYVKMTSQMEERIALILDPMLATGGTLCATIDFLKESGCQKIRGIFLVAAPEGIARVKEKHPDVDVYVAAVDERLNEIGYILPGLGDAGDKIFGTK, encoded by the coding sequence GTGGCGATACACATTGTAGACCATCCGCTTATCAAACACAAATTGGGTTTCATGCGCAAAGAGGACGTGACCGTCAAGGACTTCAGAGATCTATCCTCCGAACTGGCCAGCCTGCTGACCTATGAGGCGACCAAGGACCTGGAAACGGAAAAAAAAGTCATTCAGGGATGGGCGGGCACCGTCGAAGTCGAACGCATCAAGGGCAAAAAGATCACCGTTGTACCGATCCTCAGAGCCGGTTTGGGCATGATGGCCGGTGTGCTGAACCTCATTCCTTCCGCTAAAGTGAGCGTTGTCGGTTTGTACCGCAACGAGGAAACGCTCGAGCCGGTCAAGTACTATGTCAAGATGACCAGCCAGATGGAGGAGCGCATCGCCCTTATACTGGATCCCATGCTGGCAACCGGCGGGACACTCTGTGCGACCATCGATTTCCTGAAGGAGTCGGGTTGCCAGAAGATTCGCGGCATTTTTCTCGTCGCCGCACCGGAGGGCATTGCCCGGGTCAAGGAAAAGCATCCGGATGTCGATGTGTACGTGGCCGCCGTGGACGAGCGCCTGAATGAGATCGGTTACATTCTGCCGGGTCTGGGCGATGCGGGGGATAAAATATTCGGTACCAAATAA
- a CDS encoding response regulator — translation MNGLLFIDDEEGIRRSIVRALKDEPYRVYTAGNGEDGMDVLKENLPYIDMVISDFKMPGWNGVETLAHIGALHPEITKIILTGYATMEAAIQAINNGVDGFLTKPFDNVELRAKIHEISVRKHLKQFVSEQIYREMDVYRGDLRNKYHQVSVLFSDIRGFTRMSSDISPEALADFLNYRFFTPMGEIAYHHHGTTDKLIGDSMMVVYGSPVSHDNDALMAVRSAVKMQRKAREIDDGLFRKNGMRMRIGIGISTGKVFSGVLGSLRKKEYTSIGMAVNIAARLQSIAQKGEVLITRETLELTGGEIEAESLHPVYVKGLDDPIEAYRVVILD, via the coding sequence ATGAACGGCTTGCTGTTTATCGATGACGAGGAGGGAATCCGGCGTTCCATCGTCAGAGCCCTGAAGGATGAACCCTATCGCGTTTACACAGCCGGCAACGGTGAGGACGGTATGGATGTGCTAAAGGAAAACCTTCCCTACATCGACATGGTGATCTCCGACTTCAAGATGCCCGGTTGGAACGGTGTAGAAACACTGGCGCACATCGGGGCGCTCCATCCCGAAATCACCAAAATTATTCTCACCGGTTATGCGACCATGGAAGCGGCCATTCAGGCTATCAACAACGGCGTGGACGGATTCCTCACCAAACCCTTCGACAATGTCGAGCTGCGGGCGAAGATCCATGAAATATCGGTTCGCAAGCACCTGAAACAGTTCGTCTCCGAGCAGATTTATAGAGAGATGGACGTATATAGGGGGGATTTGCGCAACAAATACCATCAGGTGTCGGTGTTGTTTTCGGATATCCGCGGTTTTACCCGTATGTCCAGTGATATTTCGCCCGAAGCGCTGGCCGATTTTTTAAACTACCGGTTCTTCACGCCCATGGGTGAGATCGCCTACCACCACCACGGGACGACGGACAAACTCATCGGAGACAGCATGATGGTGGTCTACGGGTCACCCGTCAGCCACGACAACGATGCCCTCATGGCCGTCAGGTCGGCGGTGAAAATGCAGAGGAAGGCCAGGGAAATCGATGACGGCCTGTTCAGGAAAAACGGCATGCGCATGCGCATCGGCATCGGCATATCTACCGGCAAGGTTTTTTCCGGCGTTTTGGGGTCCCTGCGAAAAAAAGAATATACATCCATCGGCATGGCGGTGAACATCGCCGCCCGGCTCCAGAGCATTGCCCAGAAGGGCGAGGTTCTGATTACCCGGGAAACACTGGAACTGACCGGGGGGGAGATCGAGGCCGAGTCCTTGCACCCCGTCTATGTCAAGGGCTTGGACGACCCCATCGAAGCGTACCGGGTGGTTATTTTAGACTGA
- a CDS encoding citrate synthase, whose product MDEYIEINYKGKAIRLPVITGSEGEKAVDISNLRKETGFITLDPGYANTGSCTSDITFMDGEKGILRYRGIPVEELAEKATFKETAYLLINGRLPNQEELTNYSILLNDHSLVHEDMQLFYQNFPRASHPMGILSSMVNALRSFYPALTSMEEESTIMVTRLMAKVRTMAAMSYKISRGHKVVYPRPDLAYCANFLNMMFDSPVKPYELNEDVVKALRVFWILHADHEQNCSTSAVRIVGSARTNLYAAISAGIAALWGPLHGGANQAVIEMLSDIQRDGGNIDRAVARAKDRNDPFRLMGFGHRVYKTYDPRAKIMKKMCNSMLSKVTINDPLLDIAKRLEETARKDSYFVDHDLYPNVDFYSGIVLRAIGIPTNMFTVMFAIGRLPGWIAQWKESMYDPKWKLSRPRQIYTGPAKTSFVPINER is encoded by the coding sequence ATGGATGAATACATTGAAATAAATTATAAGGGCAAGGCTATCAGATTGCCGGTTATTACCGGATCGGAAGGTGAAAAAGCGGTGGACATCTCCAATCTCAGAAAAGAGACCGGTTTCATCACCCTCGATCCGGGCTATGCCAACACCGGCAGCTGCACAAGCGACATCACCTTCATGGATGGCGAAAAAGGTATTCTGCGCTACCGGGGGATACCGGTCGAAGAACTCGCCGAGAAAGCGACGTTCAAGGAGACCGCATATCTGTTGATTAACGGCCGGCTGCCCAACCAGGAAGAGCTTACCAATTACTCCATCCTGCTCAACGATCATTCCCTGGTTCACGAAGACATGCAGCTCTTCTACCAGAATTTTCCCAGGGCATCCCATCCGATGGGTATTCTGTCGTCGATGGTGAATGCCTTGCGCAGCTTTTACCCTGCCCTGACCAGCATGGAGGAAGAAAGCACCATCATGGTGACCCGGCTCATGGCCAAAGTGAGAACCATGGCGGCCATGTCATACAAAATTTCCAGGGGGCACAAGGTGGTTTATCCCCGGCCGGACCTTGCCTACTGCGCCAATTTCCTCAACATGATGTTCGACTCGCCCGTGAAGCCGTACGAGTTGAACGAGGATGTCGTCAAGGCATTGAGGGTCTTCTGGATCCTTCACGCGGATCACGAACAGAATTGCTCGACATCTGCCGTGCGCATCGTGGGCAGCGCGCGGACAAACCTGTATGCCGCCATTTCCGCCGGTATCGCGGCCCTGTGGGGGCCTTTGCATGGAGGCGCGAACCAGGCGGTTATAGAAATGCTCTCCGACATACAACGCGACGGCGGCAATATCGACCGGGCGGTTGCCCGGGCCAAAGACAGAAACGACCCCTTCAGGCTCATGGGTTTCGGCCACAGGGTCTATAAAACCTATGACCCCAGGGCCAAGATAATGAAAAAGATGTGCAACAGCATGCTTTCCAAGGTGACCATCAACGACCCGCTGCTGGATATCGCAAAAAGATTGGAAGAAACCGCCCGCAAAGACAGCTACTTTGTCGACCACGACCTTTATCCCAACGTCGATTTTTACAGCGGCATCGTCCTGCGCGCCATCGGCATTCCGACCAATATGTTCACGGTGATGTTTGCCATCGGAAGGCTTCCGGGGTGGATTGCCCAGTGGAAGGAAAGCATGTATGATCCCAAATGGAAGCTGTCCCGCCCGCGGCAGATTTACACAGGACCTGCGAAAACGAGTTTCGTTCCTATAAATGAACGGTAG
- the queF gene encoding preQ(1) synthase, whose product MLPDHEYVVKYRTDSPDIVDAAQLHPIDYHYAGKRDVEIVIRHQEFTSVCPMTGLPDFGRITVKYSPGRKIIELKSLKYYLMQYRNVGIYYEHVVNRILEDLVGALKPKSMEVIGDFTSRGGIDTTVTATFGD is encoded by the coding sequence ATGTTGCCAGATCATGAATATGTAGTGAAATACCGGACCGATAGCCCTGATATCGTCGATGCCGCCCAGCTGCACCCCATCGACTATCACTATGCCGGGAAAAGAGACGTGGAAATCGTTATCCGTCATCAGGAGTTCACCTCGGTGTGCCCCATGACCGGCCTGCCCGACTTTGGCCGGATTACCGTCAAATATTCGCCCGGCCGGAAAATCATCGAGTTGAAATCCTTAAAGTATTACCTGATGCAGTACCGCAATGTAGGCATTTATTATGAACATGTCGTCAACCGCATTCTGGAAGACCTGGTAGGGGCTCTCAAGCCCAAATCCATGGAAGTTATCGGTGACTTTACGTCGAGGGGCGGTATCGATACCACCGTGACGGCGACATTTGGAGATTAA
- a CDS encoding HAD family hydrolase, which translates to MNSAYKVIAFDCDGVMFDTSTANRAYYNTLLKSQGMPPVTDEQFAYVHAHTVDQSVAFLFQDAKKVARAQEQRQKMSYLPFVKEMAMEPNLLPLLGKLRGRYWTAIATNRTDTMDRVLENHDLKSYFDLVVTASDVARPKPDPEGLFKIARHFNVQAAAILYIGDSEVDAVAASSAGVTFAAYGNRALSASYHIETLKDLETILK; encoded by the coding sequence ATGAACAGCGCATATAAAGTCATCGCCTTCGATTGTGACGGCGTCATGTTCGACACCTCCACGGCCAACCGGGCATATTACAATACCCTGCTAAAAAGCCAGGGCATGCCGCCTGTGACCGACGAACAGTTCGCATACGTCCACGCCCACACGGTCGATCAATCCGTCGCTTTCCTTTTCCAGGATGCGAAAAAGGTTGCCCGCGCCCAGGAACAACGGCAAAAAATGAGCTACCTGCCCTTTGTCAAGGAGATGGCCATGGAGCCCAACCTGTTGCCTCTGCTGGGCAAACTGCGCGGTCGCTATTGGACCGCCATCGCCACCAATCGTACCGACACGATGGATAGGGTCCTCGAAAATCACGACCTGAAGTCCTATTTTGACCTGGTTGTCACGGCTAGCGACGTCGCCCGTCCCAAACCCGATCCGGAAGGACTCTTTAAGATAGCCCGGCACTTCAACGTCCAGGCCGCCGCGATTCTTTACATCGGCGATTCAGAGGTGGATGCTGTGGCGGCGAGCAGTGCCGGCGTGACATTCGCGGCCTACGGGAATCGGGCGCTGTCGGCCTCCTACCACATCGAAACGCTGAAGGATCTGGAGACTATTCTGAAGTAG
- a CDS encoding PilZ domain-containing protein, with product MVDDQATVVCPLCSKKQSINVRQYIKQKSAVAMVLSCPCGHTWTMGLERRRHYRKPVKLKGRYSYESDVHVDGTSAVGRFLGKGKMKVVDLSLRGLKIELKKRPQFNVNDQLSVEFRLRDKKRTLIRENAFVKSVSGNFVGGAFGSAVAENSSLGFYLMG from the coding sequence ATGGTTGACGATCAAGCGACCGTCGTCTGCCCGCTGTGTTCAAAAAAACAAAGCATAAACGTCCGGCAGTATATCAAGCAGAAATCGGCTGTGGCGATGGTTTTGAGCTGCCCCTGCGGTCATACCTGGACGATGGGCCTCGAAAGACGCAGACACTACCGGAAACCGGTGAAACTCAAGGGACGGTACAGCTATGAGAGTGACGTCCACGTGGACGGGACGTCTGCCGTCGGCCGTTTTCTCGGCAAAGGCAAGATGAAAGTCGTGGATCTTTCACTCCGGGGCTTGAAAATCGAGCTTAAAAAAAGACCGCAGTTCAATGTCAACGACCAGCTTTCCGTGGAATTCCGCCTCAGGGACAAGAAACGGACGCTCATAAGGGAAAATGCTTTCGTCAAAAGCGTCAGCGGCAACTTTGTCGGAGGCGCTTTCGGCTCGGCAGTGGCGGAAAATTCCTCCCTGGGCTTCTACCTGATGGGATGA
- the priA gene encoding primosomal protein N', whose product MTEKEKYIHIAVALPVNKTFTYSVPEHLAAIVAVGKRVLVPFGKRKVSGYILDITASKGVDATKPVHEILDHQPLFPPAMVQLFEWTADYYLFPIGMVIKNALPAGLHTYERPALTITPEGREALNAKILAPMEETFLKKLSSAGPLRPGDLGKSANGLSAAAMLQQMIDQGWIESVRMLKADGVRAKMQRHASLIEKKLPDTKISAARQKIVDVLRREGPLPISRLRSANANAPALIRKMAEEGYVAVTSERIYRDPLGQPVQSTPPPELTAEQKKAVEAIGRTVGKGFAPFLLAGVTGSGKTEVYMRLARHTLDIGLSVLVLVPEISLISQMERRFRARFGDRIAVLHSGLSAGERLDQWQKVMNRRVEIAIGARSAVFAPLDRIGLIIVDEEHDTSYKQEGALRYNARDLAVIRARQQHATVLLGSATPSIQSYHNAMRRKYSLVKLTKRVEQRHLPEINVVDLCRSRDHKGLRKFFSEELLTALTETMARDEQAILFLNRRGFANFPVCASCGSPVTCKNCDITLTFHKKHNAFRCHYCGFSMPSVSNCPACGSPKIHKLGIGTEKVASAAESLFPEKTIVRMDRDTVTRKGSVIKILKGLRSREIDILVGTQMVTKGHDFPGITLVGIICADLSLSFPDFRAGERTFQLLAQVAGRAGRGETPGRVILQTYNPKHFSIQCAESQDFDAFYRKEIISRQALDYPPFSRMVQIKISSRDQDRGRRQAKALGDLARSLIGSDPKFKKGIRVYGPLEAPFAKIASHHRWQMLLKGLTISVLRDYIRRLLFDSQVMRTERSVKTAVDVDPFFMM is encoded by the coding sequence ATGACGGAAAAAGAAAAGTACATCCATATCGCCGTGGCCCTGCCCGTGAACAAAACCTTCACCTATTCGGTTCCCGAGCATCTTGCCGCCATCGTCGCCGTTGGCAAAAGGGTCCTGGTTCCGTTTGGAAAAAGGAAGGTGAGCGGATACATCCTCGACATCACCGCATCGAAAGGCGTCGATGCAACCAAACCCGTCCATGAAATCCTGGACCACCAGCCGTTGTTCCCGCCGGCAATGGTCCAGCTGTTCGAATGGACAGCGGACTACTACCTCTTCCCGATCGGCATGGTGATCAAAAATGCCCTTCCGGCAGGCTTGCACACCTACGAGCGCCCGGCCCTGACCATCACGCCTGAGGGCCGTGAAGCCTTGAATGCAAAAATCCTTGCGCCCATGGAAGAAACTTTCCTGAAAAAACTTTCGTCGGCAGGCCCTCTGCGCCCCGGTGACCTGGGAAAATCCGCTAACGGCCTTTCGGCGGCGGCAATGCTGCAGCAGATGATCGATCAGGGGTGGATTGAAAGTGTGAGGATGCTCAAAGCGGATGGCGTGCGGGCTAAAATGCAGCGCCACGCCTCTCTCATCGAAAAAAAGCTGCCCGACACTAAGATATCGGCCGCACGACAGAAAATTGTCGACGTGCTGCGCCGTGAAGGCCCCCTGCCCATAAGCCGCCTGCGAAGCGCCAATGCCAATGCACCCGCACTTATCAGGAAAATGGCCGAGGAAGGGTATGTTGCCGTAACCTCCGAACGCATTTACCGCGACCCGCTGGGACAACCCGTGCAAAGCACCCCTCCCCCCGAGCTCACGGCAGAGCAGAAAAAAGCGGTTGAGGCGATCGGAAGAACCGTCGGCAAAGGATTCGCCCCCTTCCTGCTGGCCGGTGTGACCGGCAGCGGGAAAACGGAGGTCTACATGCGCCTGGCCCGGCACACCCTCGACATCGGCCTGTCGGTGCTCGTCCTGGTTCCTGAGATCTCCCTCATCTCCCAAATGGAAAGACGCTTCAGGGCGAGGTTCGGCGATCGTATCGCCGTACTGCACAGTGGGCTCTCCGCCGGGGAAAGACTGGACCAGTGGCAGAAAGTGATGAATCGGCGTGTTGAAATCGCCATCGGGGCCAGATCCGCCGTTTTTGCCCCGCTCGACCGCATCGGCCTCATCATCGTGGACGAAGAGCACGACACGTCCTACAAGCAGGAAGGTGCTCTGCGCTACAATGCCCGGGACCTGGCCGTCATCAGGGCCCGTCAGCAGCATGCGACCGTATTGCTGGGGTCCGCCACGCCATCCATCCAATCCTATCACAACGCCATGAGAAGGAAATATTCTCTGGTCAAACTGACAAAAAGGGTCGAACAACGTCACCTCCCCGAGATCAACGTCGTCGACCTGTGCCGCTCGAGAGACCACAAAGGGCTGCGGAAATTTTTTTCCGAGGAACTCTTGACCGCCCTCACGGAAACCATGGCCAGAGACGAGCAGGCCATATTGTTCCTGAATCGCAGGGGGTTTGCCAACTTTCCCGTGTGCGCTTCCTGCGGCAGCCCGGTTACCTGCAAAAATTGCGATATCACGCTCACCTTTCATAAGAAGCACAATGCCTTCAGGTGCCACTACTGCGGATTTTCCATGCCATCCGTTTCCAATTGCCCGGCCTGCGGTTCCCCCAAGATTCACAAGCTGGGCATCGGGACGGAAAAAGTGGCTTCCGCCGCGGAATCCCTCTTCCCGGAGAAGACGATCGTGAGAATGGACCGCGACACCGTTACCCGCAAGGGATCCGTGATTAAAATTCTAAAAGGGCTCAGGAGCAGGGAAATCGATATCCTGGTCGGGACGCAGATGGTAACCAAGGGACATGATTTTCCGGGCATCACGCTGGTGGGCATCATCTGTGCCGACCTCTCCCTGAGTTTTCCCGATTTTCGGGCGGGGGAGCGCACCTTTCAGCTCCTGGCTCAAGTGGCCGGGCGCGCGGGCCGGGGAGAAACGCCGGGACGGGTTATCCTGCAGACCTACAACCCGAAGCATTTCAGCATCCAGTGTGCTGAAAGCCAAGACTTCGACGCGTTCTACCGCAAAGAGATCATCTCCCGCCAAGCCCTGGACTATCCCCCCTTCTCACGAATGGTCCAGATTAAAATCTCGAGCCGGGACCAGGACAGGGGCCGCAGGCAGGCCAAGGCACTGGGAGATCTCGCCAGATCCCTGATCGGCTCAGACCCCAAGTTTAAAAAGGGAATCCGCGTTTACGGCCCCCTGGAGGCGCCCTTTGCCAAAATCGCATCCCACCACCGATGGCAAATGCTCCTGAAAGGCCTGACCATTTCCGTTTTGCGTGATTATATTCGACGGCTCCTTTTCGACTCGCAGGTAATGCGCACGGAGCGAAGCGTCAAGACCGCCGTGGATGTCGACCCGTTTTTCATGATGTGA
- the polA gene encoding DNA polymerase I, which translates to MSTATGKMDGHPTGDKTVYLIDGSGYIYRAYHAIRGLSNSRGLPTNAVFGFTRMLMKLLEEKAPQWLVMFFDAKGPTFRHDIYPDYKANRPPMPEDLVVQIPYIKEVTRAFNIKTAEMPGYEADDLIGTAAKVAQAQGFKAVVVSADKDLKQLISDNVTMLDPMKGTEFDVAAIRKTGVDPGQLVDVMGLSGDASDNVPGVPGIGPKGAVALIQAFGSMENLYERVDTITKKKQHENLVRYREQAFLSKKLVTIDTHAPLSFRLSDYAAASPDTAVLSKLFAKLEFRQLQKLFPREADLSNKTYRPVMSLQELDDLVSLLTDSPLISMDTETTSVNPMLADLVGFSFAAKPDEGYYIPCGHRYLGAPEQLDLRSVIDRLKPVFENGAIGKIGQNIKYDWIVLARHGIDLQGVVFDTMLASYLINPSKRAHNLDQIALDFLDHKTITYEDVAGKGKKSVSFSEIPIDKAVPYACEDADVTLMAYRVLKPEIEKLGLIELFETIEMPLVPVLQRMEMRGIHVDRDKLKKLSASFEEQLKAIEEEIYALAGERFNIKSSQQLGSILFDKLKLPVQKKTKKRTGYSTDVEVLTTLAEKHELPERVLRHRTLAKLKSTYADALLDLINPETKRIHTSYNQTVTATGRLSSSDPNLQNIPIRTDEGREIRRCFVPRKGWRLLSADYSQIELRILAHCSGDEILIEAFMQDEDIHTRTASEVFQVFPSFITADLRRQAKIINFGIIYGMSPFGLSKSLGISQKMARTYINNYFGRYRGVKAFIEAVTREARKSEKTATLSGRIRLIPDINSKNGNLRRFAERIAVNTPIQGSAADLIKIAMIEVDKALVEGGYRSAMLLSVHDEIILEIPPEELDAVSAMVKDVMETVWSLKVPLKVNLDSGDNWAAAH; encoded by the coding sequence ATGTCAACCGCCACAGGGAAAATGGACGGGCATCCAACCGGAGATAAAACCGTCTATCTCATCGACGGCAGCGGGTACATTTATCGCGCCTATCACGCCATCAGGGGGCTGTCCAATTCCAGGGGACTGCCGACCAACGCCGTGTTCGGATTCACGCGCATGCTGATGAAGCTGCTCGAAGAAAAGGCACCGCAGTGGCTCGTCATGTTTTTCGACGCCAAAGGGCCGACCTTCCGCCACGACATTTACCCCGACTACAAGGCCAATCGACCGCCTATGCCCGAAGATCTAGTGGTTCAGATACCCTACATCAAGGAAGTCACCCGGGCGTTCAATATCAAAACCGCGGAGATGCCGGGCTACGAAGCCGACGATCTCATCGGCACCGCGGCAAAAGTGGCGCAAGCCCAAGGATTCAAAGCCGTCGTCGTCAGTGCCGACAAAGACCTCAAACAGCTGATTTCCGACAATGTGACCATGCTCGACCCCATGAAGGGAACCGAATTCGACGTGGCGGCCATCCGCAAAACCGGTGTCGATCCCGGTCAACTGGTGGATGTCATGGGGCTGTCAGGCGACGCCTCCGACAACGTACCCGGCGTTCCCGGAATCGGCCCCAAGGGGGCGGTCGCCCTGATCCAGGCGTTTGGAAGTATGGAAAACCTGTATGAACGGGTCGATACGATTACCAAGAAAAAACAGCACGAGAATCTTGTCCGCTACCGGGAACAGGCGTTTCTAAGTAAAAAGCTGGTGACCATCGATACCCACGCCCCCCTCTCCTTTCGCTTGTCCGACTATGCAGCCGCCTCCCCGGACACGGCCGTTTTGTCAAAGCTCTTCGCGAAGCTGGAATTCAGGCAGCTGCAAAAGCTGTTTCCCAGGGAGGCCGATTTGAGCAACAAGACCTACCGGCCGGTGATGAGCCTTCAGGAACTGGACGACCTCGTGAGCCTGTTGACCGACTCGCCGTTGATCTCCATGGACACGGAGACCACATCGGTCAACCCGATGCTCGCCGACCTCGTGGGTTTCTCGTTTGCCGCAAAGCCCGACGAGGGGTACTACATCCCCTGCGGGCACCGGTACCTCGGCGCTCCCGAACAGCTCGACCTCCGATCCGTGATCGACCGGCTGAAGCCCGTATTCGAAAATGGCGCCATCGGCAAAATCGGGCAAAACATCAAGTACGACTGGATCGTGCTCGCGCGCCACGGCATCGACCTTCAGGGAGTGGTCTTCGACACCATGCTGGCTTCCTATCTGATCAATCCCTCCAAACGGGCGCACAACCTGGACCAGATAGCGCTGGACTTTCTGGACCACAAAACCATTACTTACGAAGATGTCGCCGGAAAGGGGAAAAAGTCGGTCAGTTTCTCGGAAATCCCGATCGACAAGGCCGTTCCGTATGCCTGCGAGGATGCCGACGTCACCCTCATGGCCTATCGGGTGTTAAAGCCCGAAATCGAAAAGCTGGGGCTGATCGAGCTCTTCGAAACCATCGAGATGCCGCTGGTACCCGTTTTGCAGCGTATGGAAATGCGCGGCATTCACGTGGACAGGGACAAGCTTAAAAAACTGTCGGCCTCATTCGAAGAACAATTGAAAGCGATCGAAGAGGAAATCTATGCTTTGGCAGGTGAACGTTTCAACATCAAGTCCTCCCAGCAGCTGGGAAGCATACTGTTCGACAAGCTCAAGCTGCCGGTGCAGAAAAAAACAAAAAAACGGACGGGCTACTCCACCGATGTCGAGGTGCTGACAACCCTGGCCGAAAAGCATGAACTGCCCGAGCGGGTCCTTCGGCATCGCACCCTGGCCAAGCTGAAATCCACGTACGCCGACGCGCTGCTCGACCTCATCAACCCTGAAACGAAACGCATCCACACCTCCTACAATCAAACCGTCACGGCCACGGGTCGGCTGAGCAGTTCGGACCCAAACCTTCAGAACATCCCCATTCGCACGGATGAAGGCAGGGAGATTCGCAGGTGTTTTGTGCCCAGGAAGGGGTGGCGCCTCCTGTCTGCGGACTACTCCCAGATCGAGCTGCGCATTCTGGCACACTGCTCCGGGGACGAAATTCTGATCGAGGCCTTCATGCAGGACGAAGACATTCACACCCGCACCGCTTCGGAAGTGTTTCAGGTCTTTCCCTCTTTCATTACCGCCGATCTGCGCCGCCAGGCGAAAATTATCAATTTCGGCATCATCTACGGCATGAGTCCCTTCGGTCTCTCGAAATCCCTGGGCATCAGCCAGAAAATGGCCAGAACGTATATCAACAACTATTTCGGCAGGTACCGGGGGGTAAAGGCATTTATCGAAGCGGTCACCCGTGAGGCAAGAAAATCGGAGAAGACCGCTACCCTGTCGGGGCGAATACGGTTGATCCCCGATATCAACAGCAAAAATGGAAACCTGCGGCGGTTTGCCGAGCGCATAGCCGTCAACACGCCCATTCAGGGATCGGCGGCCGACCTCATCAAAATCGCCATGATAGAGGTCGACAAGGCCCTCGTCGAGGGGGGCTATCGCAGCGCCATGCTTCTGTCCGTGCACGACGAAATCATTCTTGAGATCCCCCCGGAAGAACTCGACGCCGTATCCGCGATGGTGAAAGACGTGATGGAAACCGTCTGGAGCCTGAAGGTTCCCCTGAAGGTCAATCTCGACTCGGGGGACAACTGGGCCGCCGCTCATTGA
- a CDS encoding DUF1573 domain-containing protein produces MKPLLQILMSLLILFAACTPGGTEAEGRDTVDTAARKQVSQAAPSGKRQAMSTPAAETAEGSPAMSIPEPNYRFENVVAGQPVIHDFIVQNNGTAVLNITRVRTG; encoded by the coding sequence ATGAAACCCTTATTGCAGATCCTGATGTCTCTGTTGATTCTGTTTGCGGCCTGCACGCCGGGCGGCACAGAGGCGGAAGGCCGGGATACCGTCGATACGGCTGCCCGCAAACAAGTTAGCCAGGCGGCTCCGTCCGGCAAGCGGCAGGCGATGTCGACCCCGGCGGCAGAAACCGCAGAAGGTTCCCCGGCGATGTCGATACCCGAGCCCAACTACCGGTTTGAAAATGTCGTTGCCGGGCAACCGGTGATCCACGACTTCATCGTTCAAAATAACGGCACCGCCGTTTTGAACATCACCCGGGTCAGAACCGGGTGA